In the Theobroma cacao cultivar B97-61/B2 chromosome 1, Criollo_cocoa_genome_V2, whole genome shotgun sequence genome, one interval contains:
- the LOC18613997 gene encoding abscisic acid receptor PYL9: protein MNGGEAYSMMEAQYVRRHHRHEIRDDQCTSALVKHIKAPVHLVWSLVRRFDQPQKYKPFVSRCIMQGDLGIGSVREVNVKSGLPATTSTERLELLDDEEHILGIKIVDGDHRLRNYSSIITVHPEVIEGRPGTMVIESFVVDVPEGNTNDETCYFVEALIRCNLKSLADVSERMAVLDQRESINPY, encoded by the exons atgaacggCGGTGAGGCGTACAGTATGATGGAGGCGCAGTACGTACGGAGACACCACAGGCACGAGATCAGAGACGACCAGTGCACCTCTGCTCTTGTGAAACACATCAAAGCTCCTGTTCATCTC GTATGGTCATTGGTAAGGCGATTTGATCAGCCGCAGAAATACAAGCCGTTCGTAAGCAGGTGCATCATGCAAGGGGACCTCGGAATTGGTAGTGTTAGAGAAGTTAACGTTAAATCCGGCCTTCCCGCCACCACTAGCACCGAACGATTAGAACTTCTTGATGATGAAGAACACATTCTCGGCATCAAAATCGTCGACGGCGATCACCGCCTTAGG AACTATTCTTCCATCATAACGGTCCATCCTGAAGTTATTGAAGGAAGGCCAGGGACAATGGTGATCGAATCATTCGTTGTGGATGTGCCTGAAGGGAACACCAACGATGAAACATGTTACTTTGTGGAGGCTTTAATCCGATGTAATCTGAAATCCTTAGCCGATGTTTCAGAGAGGATGGCTGTGCTGGACCAGAGAGAGTCTATCAACCCATATTAA
- the LOC18613999 gene encoding pentatricopeptide repeat-containing protein At4g01030, mitochondrial, translated as MDKIALFRHYFSLSLHQNTLIQNPTKPTKISPSSVALGPTFTFPEIQLSTFSLPHSWSSLSSSGTFDFSDEVKGVNSLESVEVLHARSLKMCNDWSSDSVAKSLISSYLKFGDFRAATMVFFTAFDRNYVFWSSFLDELHSCGGETRGVLEVFGKFYNKGVSSDSKILTLALKMCGSLMDSRLGLQIHADLIKKGFDLDVYLKCALMNLYGRCWDLESANQVFNEMVEKEDPVWNEAIMVNMRNEQWEKAMELFREMQFSSAKTNSSTIAKMLQGCSKVGALEEGKQIHGYVLKFALVSDMSVCNSLINMYSKNNRLELARRVFDLMEDHNLSSWNSIISSYAARGYLNDAWDLLNEMESSAMKPDIITWNCLLSGHALHGSYKAVLTMLRRMQVMGFRPNSSSVTSVLQAAAELGILNLGSEIHGYVIRNGLDSDVYVGTSLLDMYVKHDCLGKAQAVFDNMNNRNIVAWNSLISGYSFKGLFEDAMTLLNGMKEEGITPDLVTWNGLISGYSIWGRSNEALALIHQTKNSGMTPNVVSWTALISGSSQNGNYRDSLEFFIQMQQEGIRPNSVTISCLLRNCGGLSLLQKGKEIHCVSIKNGFIEDVFAATALIDMYSKSGNLKAAYEVFKRIENKTLASWNCLIMGFAIYGLGKEVVSLFDEMLGAGILPDAITFTAVLSGCKNSGLVDEGWKFFDSMSSDYGIIPTFEHYSCMVDLLGRAGYLDEAWDFIQKMPLRPDATIWGALLISCRIHKNMQFAEIAAKKLFKLEPYNSANYVLMMNLYAMFDRWEDVERIKDLMRNTGVKNGQVWSWIQIDQMVHLFSAGENHPDEGEIYFELYHMVSEMKKLGYKPDVKCVCQNTDDNEKEEMLLSHTEKLAITYGLIKSRNDAPIRVIKNTRICPDCHTAAKYISLVKKREIFLRDGGRFHHFIEGKCSCNDCW; from the coding sequence ATGGACAAAATAGCTCTATTCCGACACTACTTTAGTCTCTCTCTTCATCAAAACACACTGATCCAAAATCCAACAAAACCCACAAAAATTTCACCTTCTTCTGTGGCTCTTGGGCCCACATTCACCTTTCCTGAAATCCAACTCTCTACGTTTTCGCTTCCACACTCTTGGTCAAGTCTCTCTTCTTCGGGCACTTTTGACTTTTCTGACGAGGTAAAAGGGGTCAATAGTTTGGAGTCGGTTGAAGTCTTGCATGCCAGGTCGCTTAAAATGTGCAATGATTGGAGTTCAGATTCTGTGGCTAAGAGTTTAATCTCAAGTTATTTGAAATTTGGCGATTTTAGAGCAGCTACGATGGTTTTCTTCACGGCTTTTGATCGGAATTATGTTTTCTGGAGTTCGTTTTTGGACGAGCTTCATAGTTGTGGGGGAGAGACACGTGGAGTTCTTGAAGTTTTTggtaaattttataataaaggGGTGAGTTCTGATAGCAAAATTCTTACCTTGGCTCTGAAGATGTGTGGCAGTTTGATGGATTCACGGCTGGGATTACAGATTCATGCTGATTTGATCAAGAAGGGTTTTGATTTGGATGTATATTTGAAGTGTGCATTAATGAATTTATATGGGAGGTGTTGGGATTTGGAGAGTGCTAATCAAGTTTTTAATGAAATGGTGGAAAAGGAAGATCCTGTATGGAATGAGGCTATCATGGTAAACATGAGGAATGAGCAATGGGAGAAAGCTATGGAGTTGTTTAGAGAAATGCAGTTTTCTTCTGCCAAAACTAATAGTAGTACCATTGCGAAGATGCTGCAAGGCTGTAGCAAAGTGGGAGCTCTCGAGGAAGGAAAGCAAATTCATGGGTATGTATTAAAATTTGCATTGGTTTCCGATATGTCAGTTTGTAATTCCTTGATTAATATGTactcaaaaaataatagaCTGGAACTAGCTAGGAGAGTTTTTGATTTGATGGAAGATCATAACCTGTCTTCATGGAATTCCATAATTTCAAGTTATGCTGCTCGTGGTTATTTGAATGATGCTTGGgatttattaaatgaaatggaaTCATCTGCTATGAAACCTGATATAATAACCTGGAACTGCCTTCTCTCTGGCCATGCCCTTCATGGCTCTTATAAAGCTGTCCTGACGATGTTGCGAAGAATGCAAGTAATGGGTTTCAGGCCAAATTCGAGCTCTGTCACCAGTGTTCTTCAAGCTGCTGCTGAATTGGGGATCTTGAATTTGGGGAGTGAAATTCATGGTTATGTTATAAGAAATGGGCTTGATTCTGATGTATATGTAGGAACTTCATTGTTAGACATGTACGTGAAGCATGATTGTCTAGGAAAAGCTCAGGCAGTTTTTGATAACATGAATAACAGAAATATTGTTGCTTGGAACTCGTTAATATCAGGATATTCCTTCAAGGGCCTTTTTGAAGATGCTATGACCTTATTGAATGGAATGAAAGAGGAAGGAATAACGCCAGACCTAGTGACATGGAATGGTTTGATTTCAGGGTATTCCATTTGGGGGCGCAGTAACGAGGCTTTAGCCCTGAttcatcaaacaaaaaattctGGAATGACTCCCAATGTGGTATCTTGGACTGCTCTAATATCGGGCAGTTCACAGAATGGAAACTATAGGGATTCCCTCGAATTTTTTATCCAAATGCAACAAGAAGGTATCAGGCCCAACTCTGTCACCATATCCTGCTTACTTAGAAATTGTGGAGGTCTATCTCTATTACAGAAAGGCAAAGAGATACACTGCGTCAGCataaaaaatggttttattGAAGATGTGTTTGCAGCTACAGCACTTATTGACATGTATAGTAAATCTGGCAATTTGAAAGCTGCTTATGAAGTTTTTAAGAGgattgaaaataaaacattgGCCTCCTGGAATTGTCTCATAATGGGGTTTGCAATCTATGGCCTTGGTAAAGAGGTGGTCTCGCTCTTTGACGAGATGCTTGGAGCAGGCATCCTACCAGATGCCATAACGTTCACAGCTGTACTCTCTGGTTGCAAGAATTCAGGTTTAGTTGATGAAGGATGGAAATTTTTTGACAGTATGAGCTCTGATTATGGTATAATACCAACATTTGAACATTATTCTTGTATGGTAGATCTTCTGGGAAGAGCTGGATATCTTGATGAAGCTTGGGATTTCATCCAAAAAATGCCATTGAGACCGGATGCTACTATTTGGGGTGCTCTTCTTATATCCTGTCGAATCCATAAGAACATGCAATTCGCAGAGATTGCTGcaaagaaacttttcaagtTAGAACCATATAATTCtgcaaattatgttttgatgaTGAATCTATATGCCATGTTTGACAGATGGGAAGATGTTGAGCGTATCAAAGATTTGATGAGAAATACAGGTGTGAAAAATGGGCAAGTCTGGAGCTGGATTCAAATTGATCAGATGGTTCATTTATTCTCTGCGGGAGAGAACCATCCAGACGAAGGGGAGATATATTTTGAGTTGTACCATATGGTTTCTGAAATGAAGAAGCTTGGGTATAAACCTGATGTCAAGTGTGTTTGTCAGAACACTGATGACAATGAAAAGGAGGAGATGCTGCTGAGTCACACAGAGAAATTGGCCATAACTTATGGGCTAATCAAGTCAAGAAATGATGCCCCTATCAGGGTAATCAAGAACACAAGGATTTGCCCCGACTGCCACACTGCGGCTAAATACATATCTCTGGTAAAGAAGCGAGAGATTTTCCTCAGAGATGGTGGTCGGTTTCACCATTTCATTGAAGGGAAGTGTTCGTGTAATGATTGTTGGTAA